In the genome of Raphanus sativus cultivar WK10039 chromosome 9, ASM80110v3, whole genome shotgun sequence, the window taattttacagatacgtgaaaataaaacacaaaacaaaatccAGATATCTCAAATACacagaaaagaaaatcaaacaaaaaaattgaatgaaCAGATTATACATTTAATGTTATCAACCCAAAATCAAAATCGTACGAAATAGGCTTGCGTAAGAATTACTTTCATATCAATACTGTTTATTAACCGAAAAAAATAGCATCAATAATGCAGACTCGATCGTGATTGTCGAAACAGAACTGTTTATTTTGGACcgttaaatttaaatatgatgGGACCTTTTGGGATGGTAGGAACATGTTACATAAACTATTGTGACATGTATACATGTATCGAGATATTTAGAAAGggagatcaaaaaaaaaaaagggagatCACAGGACAAACACTCGTGACATTGCCAGCTAGTGAGGATGACAAATGAAAAGAGATTAAAGAATAAAAAggcaaataaaagaaaataaaaacaaaaagacaaagaaACTTAGCAAAGGCTGCTTGTACTCTCCAACTCATTGACTGCCCATGCAATGATAAGACGATAAATGTGTCagccaaaaacaaaaataaaactttttgtttacaaaataaaatgatgCCAAAAACTAGGGACAAAAACTATTcacttaaattatttataacccGTCAGATAGTGTTCTTTTAAGATCTGACCCTAATACACACAccgcattatatatatataactaagaCTTAGACTTCACTCCACAAATAAATCACTTCTATATCTGAAACTATATATAAACCatgagtattttaaaattccttaatatatctaatatttcATAATCCAAAAAGTAACAAATATTACGAACCCCACTACTTACTGAAATAAAGGTAAATTAAAATTTCTTCAAACCATAACTATAaactctgaaaaaaaaaagttcaggaggaaattcatttatataaaggtaaatcttttacaaaagaaaaacaggaGCTGAGTGTAGATAACTTACAACTTTTTTGcgactaaaatataattaattacttCAAATGGATTTTAATGACAACATGCGTACCTGAAAGATTTATATAGCATATGCACTCTGATGAACTAAAAACCTTGGCTAGAAACTAGCATGGTGGATTCCATCCAGTATTGGTTAGGAACGGTGGTGGACTTGCCGGACCACCACCAGGATTCACATTAATACTGTTTATATTGGCGGAATCCGTCGAAGAGCCAACTATTTCTGTACTATTCCCATgccgttgttgttgtttttgttgttgaaaCCCTCCGCTTCCACTCATGCTTCTTACGATTTGTCCAACCCCAAGAAAGTCTCTAGTCATGCTTTGTTTATCAGCGTTTAATCCTTTGTTCACTCCTCCGTATGAACCAAACGGAGAATCTACTCTATTAACGTTGTTTCCAGTTGCGCCGGGGTTAGAGAAAGTGTTCATCAAATCGTTAAGATTAGTCTCGCTTTCTCCGTACATTCCACTCCCAAAGCTTCTTAGAATCGATGAAGCATTATTACTATTGCTGTTGTTGCTCGAGCTTGAACCAATTTGAGCAGCTTTCTGAAGAAGAGCAGTGGCTGACATGTGAGTTGTTGAATTGGGGTTTTGCATTGATGAGCTAAAGAGTGAAGGCACTGCTCCTGTGCTGATTCTGTCCGCCGAGGTCATCAGATTGTTAGGGAAGAGACCTGTActtctttctcctcctcctcttccgcCTCCAACAGCATTTTCGCTATCAAAATGGTTAGAAATCATAAGGTTGCCAGATGAAACAGCTGCAGCATTAGGGTTGCTTGTAGCAGAAGCAACTCCATTGTGTCCAGAGAGGAAGCTGAGATTGAAGAGATTGGAGGAAGGAGAGTTATGGTTATCATGTGAGAACTGCATCAGACTTTGTTGAAAATTCATTGGTGATGGCTTGATGTTGTTGCTTGCAGCTAAAAACCCTTGTTGTTGATGGTCTTGTTGATCATGAAAGCTAGGGTTTTGCTCTTGCATGAAGTAACCTGAAGCATTTGCAGCAATGAGATCGGAGGAAGAGCGTGAGGAAGCTCCTGCACCTCCTCCTCCGCTGCTTCCGAGTCGGAGAACATCGCTGGACTGATGATCAAGATTCTGTGAGGCCCCCATGTGAGACAAACCAAGGATCATGCTTGAAGTATTGTTGGAGTTGTTGGTGTTTTGTCCGTATGGAAAGTGGTGACTTGGCAAAGAAGTCAAAGAAGTTGGGTGTCTCGCACTCTCCTGAGCCAACGCGTCACAAAAGGCTCTGTGTGTAATGAAACTGTCTCGCCTGCgacacaatatatatatgtatattaatataaGCGAAGAGATAGATTGAAATatgtgaaataaaatattataaatagagAGAGACTCATCATGTCATGCAGCTACAGATAGATTCGCGTGTAATTATGGGATCTCGAAAAGTTGATAGATGGCTAGAAAGTCAGTATACATCCTACTACACACTCACATGCATCGATGCATATACAAATAATGCACGTATATACATAAATAGGAGTACAATGTTTTTTTCCGAGAATTGGCTTAAATAGGagtacaatgtttttttttttgtaactgttaAATAGGAGTACAATGTTGTGTTGTAAAAAATGATGTGTTCAAGTATGATGATGTATGTCTATATGATGCGTACGAATAAATGTATAAATCTGTATATATCAGTTTATGCAAATATGCAATCAATAAGTAATGAAAgcaaacattattttaatttgggAAACATTACGCGTAAGATATGCTCGTAATTTCATGTGTATGTATGTGTTAATGTGTCAAAGATTTAAAAAAGTAGGTGGAAAAAGTTAAGTTTCACAATAGTAGTagtaatagtagtagtatatgGAGAGAATGATTGTCAAATGAATATCTGCTCCTGTCTTTAATTCAAGATCATGCAAGTTCAATAAATGCAACTTTAGCAATtacttatgtatatatatacataccaCCATAATTTTAGTTTTCCTTTTATTCCATTTATCGAACTCCTCTAAATGCACGCACACACATAAACACAGCAATGGCAACCAAGATtgaaaaacttataaaattcgataatattttaaaatattagttgtcacttctatttatttatttttttagttgtcACTTCTATATATACAGCTTAAAGCCATTTTATGCAAAATGTATACAAAAATTAGCCAAAACAATTATGTAGTGTGTTTAGTTATGGTACCGAGTACAAACGAATCATAAAAGGGGTAATAGATTAGTAAGATTTTACACATAAGAGAACAAAAACTGTAACAATAACCTCTAGATATTATAAAGTTTAGCAGCACGTGAATTGCCCATAGTATAAGAATAAATTTGAAGTCTAagaaaaaattcttaaaaatctattaaattatttttatgacaGAAAATAGGGCGGTGTTTCCAAggcaaaaatatatagaaaacagtaaaagaaaaggaaactgAAATTGGTCCTCTTTGGTTTTGAGTTTCTGCTTGAAAGCATCTAATGAAATATATGGCAGTTTCAGTGTCGTATATAGATATAGTTTTGTGCTCACCCATTCACGTGTGTTCATGTATCAATTgttgttttaagttttatttaaataaaagaaataaataaaaaaacaaaaaacaacagTGCATTTACTTCACgaaagaaagagataagagCATCGACGACTTCGAGGCGAAACAGAAAGTGAAACTAAGAAAAACCCTAGTCCATGGAGACTGACTCAGATACATAATCACACACATATCACTTACgtatatatgattaataataattcaaagaGTTCAAAAGATTTAGAATATTTACCGAGAGAAAAGTGTACCACAGTCGCAACGATATTCTTTGGTACCACAAGTCTTGGAGTGAGCTTTCCAATCCGATTGAACAGCGTAACGCTTAGAACATTTCTCGCATTTCCACTTCTTTTCACCGTGTTTACGGTAATAATGTTTCTTAATTCCGGTGAGATCTCCGAGAGCACGTGACGGATCATGGTGGACGCACGTGGGCTCCGGACAAAGATACACTTTCCTCTTCACTTCTTTGGTCGATTTTTGCTTAAGTTTCCATGGAAGATTGTGTCCTCTTCGGTGAAGTTGTAGGTTCTGTTCTCTTTGAAATCCTTTGTTGCATACTTCACATATGAATCTGTTTGTAGCCATTAGTGTCTTTGGAGATAAAGCTATCACTTCTGCATCGGAATCTAATTAAGAGCAAAAGAAATTTGAGGGTAAAGTTCTTGACTATTAACTGATTTTCTTATATTGCatggtatataattaattaaaatatcagTTTTGGAAATTAATAACTAGGGTCATGCTAATTTGCTGATTTCCATATTTGGAATTTGAGAAAAGGGAGAGAAAAGGGATTTCTCCTTTTCACCAATAGATGTTTTTGAAATTGATCCCATGATTTTGTAAGATTAAGATGATAAATTTTCAATTAAGAGAAGGTAATTAACTTACTTGGAGTTCTTGgttggtttctcttctttttctgcGGTGGAGCCTCAAGGGGTTGCTGAGACTGTGGTGGCTGGTggtgaggaggaagaggaggagcgGCTGCGGAGGAATTAGGAGGAAGAAGGTGAGTTTGATCATCTTGTTGAACTCCAAAGAAGGAAGCAGCAGAGGATGAAGAAGCAGCCATGGACTCTTCTGTGTTTTGTGTgatggtgagagagagagagagaaagaaatgaaataaaactaGAGAGAAGAAACTCTTAACATTAAATTCTTTTTTGACTTCCACTGATATCTTATCTCAATAAAGCCCTAAAATGGGGGCATTCCAGATTTTAAGTGAATTGCTATTAAATTTCatctaaaaaatagaaatttatgCAAGGTAATAGAAGAGAGAAGATGAAAGTGACAAGTGAAAACGAGTGGTAGACTAGTAAAAAACTGTGAGCATCTCCAACCTATTCTATACTCTACTACAAGAGCCTTGAGAtgttcctaagaaccttaaagATAATTAATCCTCTAgtttatatttgagaagtgatttgccacatgttttctctacaatcgttttcacacaAAAAATTATGACGTGgttattaaaattgatgacatgtcatatggttaaatatgacatggacaattatatttaatgatgatatatatttttggaaatctttttagaatatggcaataactcatatattacatttaatattgatttatatttttggtaaactttgtagaatatggtaataactcataaatcatcactaaaataaatatattaaaatatgatatttaaatttcgaaatattatataattttacttttataattataaattttttattatctaagttttttaaattttctgaatttaaaaaaaatgataatatcattagtttcttttagatatctacaaattatataaatattatttagttttagtttttgataactatacaattttatatgattttagtaattttgtacaagttgatttaatatatttaaccaaatgaaataattaatttttttatctaagattttaactttataatatacatatatattcttaaatataatttaaaataaaaaaaatattttctcttaattttatgcttaattaatgatattgatattaattattggtcaaaataataaaatatataatattaataaattacattttaaaatataaaatttaacttttaaaaaattcatcactacacatggtgcaggaaaacacctagattaataattgtgacatggctactaaaattgatgacatgtcttatagattaatatgacatggaaaattatatttaatgttaatttatgtttttggtaaactttttaaaatatggtaataactcatatattacatttattgtcgatttatattttggactttttgaaaatatggtaataactcataaatcatcattaaaataaatatattcaattatggcatttcaaatttcgaaatatcatttaaattaaaaatatttcaaaaatatatacatatttttagaaaattataaaaattaaatcataaaatcaaattaaatcgtaaaatcattagtttcttatatatatctacatattttataaatattgtttaattttaatttttgacaattatgtaaatgaaaaatctacctaaaattataattttaaatatacacatgcacattcttaaatatgattcaagataaacaaaattgtttttatcttaattttaatattcagttaaatcaaatttatattaaaatattgataagaaaaaagaaaatttataatattaataaaaaattaaatataatttatatttatctataaaaatatatttttaaattcttttactgcacatggtgcaggaaaacacctagtaccGTATGATAATTAAACTCGATCAATCTAGTTTGGTTAGTTTGGTGTAGTTCTAATTTTGTGTATGATATTGGTCTATATGATACATAGGATACTAAAAACTATATACATTTTGTATAAATAGAAAGTTTGATTTGTCTATTAGGCATTTGaattaaaactattataaataatCTGGGTGTGGACTGTCTGTATACACTAACACCTATACAgagaaactgattttttttctgaatatttaaaggacaagacttgggttcatcccctatggtgaacctttaaattcaccactttcctaataaccaatcaaagtgccaactagattaatgattaaataatttaaaaataaataatgtcatttttaataatattaatgtcactatttaatccctaaactcaaactctatatcctaaatccaaattctaaaccctaaattttaaattataaatctaaattatataccctaaacccaaatcttaaaccctaaacccaaaccataaatcataaaccaaaaaaatctaaactctaaacccaaaactataccctaaactcaaaccatagactctaaactctaaacccaaaacctaaactctaaacccaaaccataaacactaaacccaaaccgtaaaccctaaactcaaatcctagaccgtaacccaaaccatgaattctaaatcaaaattttaatttttaaccttaaatttcaaaagaacaacatcaatattaatccaaatatttagggtatagggtttgggttttgtatttacgttttgggtttagagtctaggatttgggtttagggtatagatttgggtttagagttcaggtttttgggtttatgatttatggtttgggtttagggtttaagatttgggtttaggatatagagtttgggtttataatttagaatttagggtttagaatttggatttagggtatagagtttgagtttatggattagatagtgacattagcattattaaaattgacactatttatttttttaattattttggtttttgaaaaaaatatttaatatttttaatcattaatttaGTTGGTATTTTGATAGGTTATTAGAAAgatggtgaatttaaaggttcaccataggggtgaacccaagtcttgtccataTTTAAATCAGATTTAGATAAAATAAAGTATGAGAACTACAGAGGTCGGTGGACCCAACCCATATTTGCCACAAAACGACAGTGGATGGTGCATGAGACGACTCTCAACAGCTCCTCTCTCTCGCTAACatatgtgaataataaatttaaaataagtttttttttgacaaaaatttaaaataagttttctaAAACAGATTACATAATGTAAATATGACATTAAAAATGCAAAACAGATATACAAGAATGCACTTATATCTTGtataattttgagtttgaaaATGAATTAGTTATCGAGCATATACATAAAGGTGTTTAGAACTATCTAATTCTTAAAGCAATTTCAAGCAATAGATGTTTgtgttctattttatttttcatttccaATTAAAACATTAAGTTTTACAGTAAAAACAATATTCTctcattatataattttaagtttaataaatattacttaactttaattaattgattattatataaatataaagtaaaaactaataactttgaaaattaaaatcattgtttaaatttatatcatattttaaaattatttatcacaTTTAGTTAcaatttaactatttaatattttcccCTATCATTTTAAgcattattttagatttatgcacaaattaaaacatttaattttatatattctctAAATAATAACATCACAGTTGACAAAATTAACCATATATcaactaatataaaataaatttttaaaaattaatagtcatataacatatataattaatcagtttaacattaaaattataaaacaatacttattttataattaaaaatgaatataatgaCACTGAAACAATGcagtatataatataatatttaatcacaaagtaaaaataaaagaaaaaatgtttatttttaaaaaatattcaataaataataacttacttatattattaaatataaaaactacaattttaatattcagggttttaaaaataaaacaaaagtataaaatagtatgatatatttattttcaaaatcttgAACTAATCAACAATActagtttatttatattattaaatatattatttatgtttcgTGTGACTCtacaaaatactaaatttaataaaaatattattttaaaatttttaaaataaatttacactaaatttgatattttggaATTGGTCTTTTAGTTAGAGATTATAAGAATAAATTTTAGCTTCTAAGAAAACTAGGATTGATGCTTAAAGAATAATACAATCATTTAAAAGCTTAAATAAGAAACTATCGCTATGTTATATTCGATAATTTCATTAAATATGTAACTAAATCTTATTCACTAATCATTTTTGTCAAAGATACCTaatacttgtatatatatactgtagAGACAAATCTCCCAAAATTTCAAAGGTCCATCTAGTATTTCTTATAGTCTTACAAAATACGATTATTTGTCACAATCGCCATCATCATCATGTCATATGGGtcttcttttatgttttaaaaagttCCTATCATATCATTTACATATTTGAATGTATGTCTGTCTGCGTGTCATGGACGGTTGAATATGAAAAGAGATATTCCAAAGATAAAAAGGACAAAAGGAAGAATGatttgtgtatatttttaatgtatgtGGTAAAATAAAAACCCAAAAAGGACACTCCAATTTTAAGTCTCTTTTAACTATATACCGTCGTCTCTTCCAATATTCAAGCAATTCCTCAGAAACAAATTAAACAACTTGATTAACACCTACCTTTCTATAAGTTTGATCTTTATTTCTATTaatctgaaaaagaaaatgatatagtgttatttgaaaaataacgATATATTGAGcataataaaatctaatataGTGTTATTCATAGAAAAAATATTGTAGCtgctaaaaatatttcaatgtCTTAATATGTTCTTAAAGGAGATTTACAAATAAGCTTTGCAAATTAGTATAAAATTTCAGTCTATTCTCTCCAAAGAACGATATCAAGAAAAACAACCCATTTTCGTATGTCTTTGTTAAGTGAGCTTGAGTTATATATAAACCTATCTCGAATATCACCATAAGATAGTCTAGATTCTAAAACACATATGGCGTTTTCCTAGACAAGAAAACACATATATGGTGTAATCCTCTTGTTTTATTCGCGCGcacaataatttttgttatgCTAGGAATTTTCAGGAAAAGGAATAACAACTGCTATTCCCGATAACAATGACACTTGAACCGTAACATTTCCTCTCACATACATCTTCGacgggaaaatcgcataaaaaaccatGAAAGTGGCACATACtgacactttaaaccttgaagtttt includes:
- the LOC108833928 gene encoding protein indeterminate-domain 5, chloroplastic, producing MAASSSSAASFFGVQQDDQTHLLPPNSSAAAPPLPPHHQPPQSQQPLEAPPQKKKRNQPRTPNSDAEVIALSPKTLMATNRFICEVCNKGFQREQNLQLHRRGHNLPWKLKQKSTKEVKRKVYLCPEPTCVHHDPSRALGDLTGIKKHYYRKHGEKKWKCEKCSKRYAVQSDWKAHSKTCGTKEYRCDCGTLFSRRDSFITHRAFCDALAQESARHPTSLTSLPSHHFPYGQNTNNSNNTSSMILGLSHMGASQNLDHQSSDVLRLGSSGGGGAGASSRSSSDLIAANASGYFMQEQNPSFHDQQDHQQQGFLAASNNIKPSPMNFQQSLMQFSHDNHNSPSSNLFNLSFLSGHNGVASATSNPNAAAVSSGNLMISNHFDSENAVGGGRGGGERSTGLFPNNLMTSADRISTGAVPSLFSSSMQNPNSTTHMSATALLQKAAQIGSSSSNNSNSNNASSILRSFGSGMYGESETNLNDLMNTFSNPGATGNNVNRVDSPFGSYGGVNKGLNADKQSMTRDFLGVGQIVRSMSGSGGFQQQKQQQRHGNSTEIVGSSTDSANINSINVNPGGGPASPPPFLTNTGWNPPC